A stretch of Geobacter sp. DNA encodes these proteins:
- a CDS encoding HDOD domain-containing protein, whose translation MGNVEGKYLIGRQPILDGKEQVTGYELLFRSTESLSSAMVKNASQATASVIINTLSGFGLQEILGDLRGYINIDTELFMSDSLELLPKERIALELQESIAITPKTIDRCRLMKKNGFILALDDHSYNPDFDELYDIVDIIKIDMLKTPKNQLQETLLKLRRHKPKLLAEKVDNREVFDLCKRLGFDFYQGYFFARPSVLEKKSVDESAATLLKLLRLLLADATITELEQVFRSNPAFTFKLLMLVNSVAMGVREKIRDVRHAITLLGRQQIQRWVQLSLFSSVDGPQDNNPLMEMAAVRATFMELIAAEHPQLKGQRSAPDKAYMVGILSLMERIYQISTDEIVNKLNLSDEVRLALTDHAGIYGSLLEAAELVERLELSELASSLQQMGIPCELALASQLKAYGWRHEMG comes from the coding sequence ATGGGAAACGTTGAAGGGAAATACCTGATCGGCAGACAACCGATCCTCGATGGAAAAGAGCAGGTCACAGGGTATGAACTGCTTTTCCGCTCTACGGAATCTCTGTCATCGGCAATGGTCAAAAACGCTTCCCAGGCAACTGCGAGCGTCATCATAAACACCCTGTCGGGCTTCGGCCTTCAAGAAATCCTCGGTGATCTCCGGGGATACATCAACATTGACACAGAATTGTTCATGAGCGACTCCCTTGAACTCCTTCCGAAGGAGCGCATCGCCCTGGAACTGCAGGAGAGCATCGCAATAACCCCGAAGACCATTGATCGCTGCCGCCTCATGAAGAAGAATGGTTTTATTCTTGCCCTTGACGACCATAGTTACAATCCCGATTTCGATGAACTCTATGACATTGTGGACATCATCAAGATCGATATGCTGAAAACTCCCAAGAACCAGCTCCAGGAGACCTTGCTGAAACTTCGCCGCCATAAGCCGAAATTGCTGGCGGAAAAGGTGGACAATCGCGAGGTATTCGACCTGTGCAAGCGGCTCGGATTCGACTTTTACCAAGGGTATTTCTTTGCCCGACCATCGGTGTTGGAGAAAAAGTCCGTCGACGAATCGGCCGCAACCCTGCTGAAGTTGCTCCGTCTGCTGCTGGCAGACGCAACCATCACGGAACTCGAACAGGTTTTCCGCAGCAATCCGGCATTTACCTTCAAACTGCTCATGCTGGTCAATTCCGTTGCCATGGGTGTCAGGGAGAAGATCCGCGACGTGCGTCATGCCATTACGCTCCTGGGTCGCCAACAGATTCAGAGATGGGTGCAACTGTCCCTGTTTTCCTCCGTCGATGGTCCGCAGGACAACAACCCACTTATGGAGATGGCCGCAGTCCGTGCCACGTTCATGGAACTCATCGCCGCCGAACATCCGCAGCTCAAGGGTCAACGCTCTGCCCCGGACAAGGCGTACATGGTCGGAATTCTTTCCCTCATGGAAAGGATCTATCAGATATCCACAGACGAGATCGTCAACAAACTCAACCTGTCCGACGAAGTGAGATTGGCACTGACCGATCATGCAGGCATTTACGGTTCTCTGCTTGAGGCAGCAGAACTTGTGGAACGCCTTGAACTGAGTGAACTGGCGTCGTCTTTACAGCAGATGGGAATTCCATGCGAACTGGCCCTCGCGTCCCAACTGAAGGCCTATGGCTGGCGCCATGAAATGGGTTGA
- a CDS encoding response regulator yields MKKHPILLVEDNPDDVFLATRIMTKNTDAEVVVRYNGEDALAYLGTNQAYQDTLLPAVVFLDLKLPDMSGVEVLEALRNDSRTHDLPVVILSSSHLYRELDRCKELQVIDCLQKPLGSAEFQRIMEQVSGLTDERSHFLDNCSVESRVDFGQIR; encoded by the coding sequence ATGAAAAAGCACCCGATACTCCTGGTGGAAGACAATCCCGACGATGTATTCCTGGCAACCCGGATCATGACCAAGAATACCGATGCAGAGGTAGTGGTCCGGTACAATGGTGAGGATGCCCTGGCATATCTGGGTACGAATCAGGCATATCAGGATACCCTGCTGCCTGCCGTGGTCTTTCTCGACCTGAAGCTGCCGGACATGAGCGGGGTCGAAGTCCTGGAGGCACTGCGCAACGACTCAAGGACCCATGACTTGCCGGTGGTCATACTCAGTTCGTCACATCTCTACCGTGAACTGGATCGCTGCAAAGAGCTGCAGGTTATCGACTGTCTGCAAAAACCGCTCGGTTCCGCGGAATTCCAGCGTATCATGGAGCAGGTATCCGGTCTGACGGATGAAAGATCCCATTTTCTGGACAACTGTTCTGTTGAGAGTCGCGTCGACTTTGGACAGATTCGGTAA
- a CDS encoding SseB family protein, whose product MNLLDHALEILRLDLNNPKNQSQFYDLFLNGTFFVPTLDMQDLEGEAEAVSEGQVLPLVIESEGNDYLMLFDTKERLHAWAEEDVKFVEVPGHVLAATSMPPLHWALNVGTEHAKQFLPDEIAWLREVVERCNAEAASAEN is encoded by the coding sequence ATGAATCTACTCGACCATGCTTTGGAGATCCTACGTCTGGATTTGAATAATCCGAAGAACCAGTCGCAATTTTACGATCTCTTCCTTAACGGGACTTTTTTTGTTCCGACCCTCGACATGCAGGATCTTGAGGGAGAAGCTGAGGCAGTGTCGGAAGGGCAGGTTCTGCCGTTGGTCATCGAGTCGGAGGGAAACGATTATCTGATGTTGTTCGATACCAAAGAGCGTCTGCATGCGTGGGCAGAGGAAGACGTAAAGTTCGTGGAGGTGCCGGGGCATGTGCTGGCGGCAACCTCCATGCCGCCATTGCACTGGGCTTTGAACGTCGGGACTGAACACGCGAAACAATTTCTACCCGATGAGATTGCCTGGCTCAGAGAGGTGGTTGAACGTTGCAACGCCGAGGCGGCCAGCGCGGAAAACTGA
- a CDS encoding BAX inhibitor (BI)-1/YccA family protein → MNQFDINYPRTQDQIVSAQNTLIRQVYAWMGAGLLVTALLALVTVSTPTLLKVVLGNKLLFYGLMIGELALVFTISGAINRLSAAVATLLFIAYSALNGVTLSIIFLVYTADSIAATFVVTAAMFGAMSVYGYMTRRDLTSWGSFLFMGLIGIVIASVVNIFVGNSAVSWIISALGVIVFTGLTAYDTWKIKAMAAGGAEGRKPAILGALTLYLDFINLFLMLLRLGGDRR, encoded by the coding sequence ATGAATCAGTTCGATATCAACTACCCCCGCACCCAGGACCAGATTGTCAGTGCCCAGAACACTCTCATCCGTCAGGTCTACGCCTGGATGGGAGCGGGTTTGCTCGTTACCGCCCTGCTGGCTCTGGTGACCGTTTCCACGCCGACCCTGCTCAAGGTAGTGCTTGGCAACAAACTGCTCTTTTACGGGCTGATGATCGGTGAACTGGCGCTGGTCTTTACTATTTCCGGTGCCATCAACCGTCTCAGTGCTGCCGTTGCCACGTTGCTGTTCATCGCCTACTCGGCACTGAACGGGGTGACCCTTTCCATCATATTCCTGGTCTACACTGCGGATTCCATCGCCGCCACCTTTGTGGTTACTGCCGCCATGTTCGGCGCCATGAGTGTTTACGGCTATATGACCCGCCGCGATCTCACTTCGTGGGGAAGTTTCCTCTTTATGGGCCTCATTGGTATCGTCATTGCCTCGGTGGTAAACATCTTTGTGGGGAACTCTGCGGTCTCCTGGATCATCTCGGCTCTCGGTGTGATTGTCTTCACCGGGCTTACTGCCTACGATACCTGGAAGATCAAGGCAATGGCCGCTGGTGGGGCGGAGGGGAGAAAGCCCGCCATACTGGGGGCTCTGACCCTCTATCTGGATTTCATCAACCTGTTCCTCATGCTGTTGCGGCTTGGCGGGGACCGTCGCTGA
- a CDS encoding rhodanese-like domain-containing protein, which translates to MQAKDLARRLKESQAPCVVDVRTGMEYKGGHIPQAIHAPAWKILFRLAPLPTDKESQLVVTCEHGPRAQVAAALLGFAGYRNVELLEGHMAGWRRTGLPCVKG; encoded by the coding sequence ATGCAGGCAAAGGATCTGGCACGTCGTCTGAAAGAATCGCAGGCACCCTGTGTGGTTGATGTACGTACAGGCATGGAGTACAAGGGCGGGCATATCCCGCAGGCGATCCATGCTCCTGCCTGGAAGATCCTCTTTCGTCTGGCTCCATTGCCGACAGACAAGGAGTCTCAACTGGTGGTGACCTGCGAGCATGGTCCTCGCGCACAGGTGGCTGCAGCTCTCCTCGGTTTTGCCGGGTACCGGAATGTGGAACTCCTGGAGGGGCACATGGCCGGCTGGCGGCGAACCGGCCTCCCCTGTGTGAAAGGGTAG
- a CDS encoding acyl-ACP thioesterase: MEPVFEKEFPVRTYEVDASGRVRPTAFLNYLQEAAGDHARILGIAVRQLMSRGLTWVISRMHLKLIGTAASRDVLRVRTWPSLREGRFSCREFEVVAADGTTIALATCSFAVLDIATRRPVIISEYLPDYPLLPQRAINDDFVSLPRLDNPETELSFRVGRGDLDMNHHVNNVVYAGWGLETVPPSVAECCSLAELEISYRAEALYGQTVVARSRRLDERGELAFLHQLVREEDGVELTRLVSRWGKCPDEDDC, encoded by the coding sequence ATGGAACCAGTCTTCGAAAAAGAGTTCCCCGTTCGGACCTACGAGGTTGATGCCTCGGGACGGGTGCGGCCGACAGCTTTCCTCAACTATCTGCAGGAGGCAGCAGGAGACCATGCCCGGATCCTGGGGATAGCAGTACGGCAGTTAATGTCCAGGGGGCTCACCTGGGTCATCTCCCGCATGCATCTCAAACTGATCGGCACGGCCGCTTCCCGCGATGTCCTGCGGGTTCGCACCTGGCCTTCGCTGCGGGAAGGGCGCTTTTCCTGTCGGGAGTTCGAGGTGGTGGCAGCCGATGGAACGACCATTGCGCTTGCCACCTGTTCTTTTGCGGTTCTGGATATTGCCACCCGTCGACCGGTTATCATTAGCGAATACCTGCCGGATTATCCCCTGTTGCCACAACGGGCCATCAATGACGACTTTGTATCGCTCCCACGACTCGATAATCCTGAAACCGAGCTGTCCTTCAGGGTGGGCAGGGGAGACCTGGACATGAACCACCATGTGAATAACGTGGTCTATGCCGGCTGGGGGCTTGAGACAGTGCCGCCGTCCGTGGCGGAATGCTGCTCTTTGGCAGAGCTGGAAATCTCCTATCGGGCAGAGGCTCTCTACGGGCAGACGGTTGTTGCCCGCAGCAGGCGGCTGGATGAGAGAGGGGAACTGGCCTTTCTGCATCAGCTGGTGCGGGAGGAGGATGGCGTCGAACTGACTCGCCTGGTTTCCCGCTGGGGGAAATGCCCTGATGAAGACGACTGCTGA
- a CDS encoding M48 family metalloprotease, producing the protein MTFFLLACFVAVTSFTYWLRYLNLCHLKKHGDTIPEGFASAIDEETLARSTAYTLDSSRLELWGSLFNNGLVALFLFAGLLPLYDRFICGLTDSPITQGVLFFLLLSWVQTLLGLPLSYYGTFTVEARHGFNATTRRLWSVDLLKSLVIGSLLLAGVVFTIFWLIQWSPLRWWIWVWAFMAIFGLFMMFVSPYLIEPIFNRFEPVFEPGLQEEIAAMMAKAGLRVGSVMQMDASRRSRHSNAYFTGVGKVKRIVLFDTLLAQMTHREIVAVLAHEIGHWKLRHVLERIVVTELAMFVGSWTAFQAIQWPGLPQLLGLQTASLPSSMVILGFIASLLLFPVTPVSAWFSRRHEQDADRFAWQITGDAGSLASALIKLSAENLSNLHPHPLYARFYYSHPPVVERVRTLREWAASIPSPSAAGAVD; encoded by the coding sequence ATGACCTTTTTCCTGTTAGCCTGTTTCGTGGCAGTCACTTCCTTTACGTATTGGCTCCGCTACCTGAACCTGTGCCACCTCAAGAAGCACGGTGACACGATACCCGAAGGGTTCGCCTCGGCCATCGATGAGGAAACACTGGCCAGGAGCACAGCCTACACCCTGGACAGCAGTCGACTCGAACTCTGGGGATCACTGTTCAATAACGGATTGGTAGCCCTCTTTCTCTTTGCAGGCCTGCTTCCCCTCTATGACCGTTTCATCTGCGGACTGACAGATTCGCCCATAACACAGGGCGTTCTCTTCTTTTTACTGCTCTCCTGGGTTCAGACCCTTCTCGGACTCCCCCTTTCCTATTACGGCACCTTCACGGTTGAGGCCCGCCACGGATTCAATGCAACGACCAGGCGGCTCTGGTCCGTGGATCTTCTCAAATCCCTGGTCATCGGTTCCCTGCTGCTGGCGGGCGTCGTTTTTACCATTTTCTGGCTGATCCAGTGGAGCCCATTGCGGTGGTGGATCTGGGTCTGGGCTTTCATGGCGATTTTCGGACTCTTCATGATGTTCGTCTCTCCGTATCTCATTGAGCCCATCTTCAACAGGTTTGAACCGGTTTTCGAGCCGGGGCTGCAGGAAGAGATAGCGGCAATGATGGCAAAGGCGGGCCTCAGGGTGGGAAGTGTGATGCAGATGGATGCTTCACGGCGCAGTCGTCACTCCAATGCCTATTTTACCGGGGTCGGGAAGGTGAAGCGGATTGTACTCTTCGACACCCTCCTTGCCCAGATGACCCACCGGGAAATCGTTGCGGTGCTGGCCCATGAAATCGGCCACTGGAAGCTGCGTCATGTCCTGGAACGGATCGTGGTGACGGAACTTGCGATGTTCGTCGGCTCCTGGACAGCATTCCAGGCGATTCAATGGCCAGGTTTGCCACAATTGCTTGGTCTTCAAACCGCATCCCTTCCATCAAGCATGGTGATCCTCGGCTTTATCGCCTCGCTGCTGCTGTTCCCGGTTACGCCGGTGTCGGCCTGGTTTTCCCGGCGGCATGAACAGGATGCGGATCGCTTTGCCTGGCAGATCACCGGTGATGCCGGCTCTCTGGCCTCGGCCCTGATCAAGCTGTCAGCGGAAAATCTATCCAATCTCCACCCCCATCCACTCTATGCCCGGTTCTACTATTCCCATCCGCCGGTGGTCGAGCGTGTGCGCACCCTTCGGGAATGGGCAGCATCGATCCCTTCTCCATCGGCTGCGGGAGCCGTCGACTGA
- a CDS encoding response regulator: MRVLLADDHKLMRKGLCHILSHNSCNIVGEASDGREAIALAWELQPQVVLMDIAMPEMNGIEATRRITDGLASSHVLVLSVHAGRDYFFQSMKAGARGYLQKDCTADELVEAVHQVARGEYYFGVSISENFIQELLFRQEGEDQNAFSLLTSRECEVLQLLAEGWNTKKIAYELNVSSKTVEFHRLQIMKKLNLFTIADLTKYAIREGLTSL, translated from the coding sequence ATACGGGTGCTCTTAGCAGACGACCACAAATTGATGCGCAAAGGCTTATGTCACATACTGAGCCATAATTCGTGCAATATCGTGGGGGAAGCGTCTGATGGCAGGGAGGCCATTGCCCTTGCCTGGGAACTTCAGCCTCAAGTGGTTCTCATGGATATTGCCATGCCGGAAATGAACGGCATCGAGGCAACTCGACGCATAACTGATGGTCTTGCAAGTTCCCATGTTCTTGTCCTGTCTGTTCATGCCGGCCGTGATTACTTCTTCCAATCCATGAAAGCGGGAGCTCGTGGCTACCTGCAGAAGGACTGTACAGCGGATGAACTCGTAGAGGCAGTGCACCAAGTCGCGCGGGGGGAGTATTATTTCGGAGTCTCCATAAGTGAGAACTTCATCCAGGAACTGCTGTTCCGGCAAGAAGGGGAAGACCAGAATGCCTTCTCTCTTTTGACATCAAGAGAATGCGAGGTACTGCAACTTCTCGCCGAAGGGTGGAACACTAAAAAGATTGCTTATGAGCTGAATGTCAGTTCGAAGACAGTCGAGTTTCATCGCCTGCAAATCATGAAAAAACTGAACCTGTTTACTATTGCCGATCTCACAAAATATGCCATCCGTGAAGGTTTGACGAGTCTGTAA
- a CDS encoding SAM-dependent methyltransferase — MEAKEWMPADLLQLSGGYWGTCALHAGVRLDLFTPLAERPFTLAELANLLDMSPRGLSMLMDALAALGLLEKKGEAFVTSPSAVRFLARTSPDYLGHIILHHHHLMAGWAHLHEAVATGRPLRERVSHGEDESVRESFLLGMFNLAMLLAPRIVTQIDLTGRRRLLDLGGGPGTYAIHFCKQNPELTAVIFDLPTTKRFAEQTVARFGLSDRIGFMDGDFIARGIEGRFDVAWLSHILHGEGPHGCAVILEKAVGALEPGGLLLVQEFILENTRDRPLFPALFSLNMLVGTTEGQAYSEGEIMTMMAAAGLTALERLPIELPNGAGIIAGTMPG, encoded by the coding sequence ATGGAAGCAAAGGAGTGGATGCCTGCAGATCTGCTGCAACTTTCCGGAGGCTACTGGGGGACTTGTGCCCTTCATGCAGGGGTTAGACTCGACCTGTTTACCCCTCTGGCTGAGCGACCCTTTACCCTCGCAGAGCTCGCGAATCTTCTGGATATGAGCCCACGTGGGCTGTCCATGTTGATGGACGCTCTGGCAGCGCTCGGCCTCCTGGAGAAGAAGGGGGAGGCTTTTGTTACATCGCCTTCGGCAGTTCGATTCCTCGCTCGGACATCGCCCGACTACTTGGGGCATATCATCCTGCACCATCATCATCTCATGGCCGGGTGGGCACACTTGCATGAGGCTGTGGCAACCGGCAGGCCGCTTCGCGAACGGGTCTCTCACGGTGAAGACGAAAGCGTCCGGGAGAGTTTCCTGTTGGGTATGTTCAACCTGGCCATGCTGCTGGCTCCCCGGATTGTGACTCAGATCGATCTTACCGGGCGTCGGCGCCTCCTGGATCTGGGAGGCGGACCGGGCACCTATGCCATCCATTTCTGCAAACAGAATCCTGAGCTGACGGCCGTGATTTTCGATCTTCCCACCACTAAGCGCTTTGCGGAACAGACCGTCGCTCGCTTCGGGCTGTCCGATCGGATCGGCTTCATGGATGGGGATTTCATTGCAAGGGGGATCGAGGGGCGTTTCGATGTGGCCTGGCTCTCTCACATCCTGCATGGGGAAGGCCCCCATGGGTGTGCCGTGATCCTGGAAAAGGCAGTGGGTGCCCTGGAACCGGGCGGACTCCTGCTCGTCCAGGAGTTCATCCTTGAGAATACCAGGGACCGGCCGCTTTTCCCGGCACTCTTTTCCCTGAACATGCTGGTTGGCACCACCGAAGGGCAGGCCTATTCGGAAGGGGAGATCATGACAATGATGGCTGCTGCAGGGCTTACCGCCCTGGAACGTCTTCCCATCGAACTCCCCAACGGAGCCGGGATCATTGCCGGTACGATGCCAGGATAG
- the glpK gene encoding glycerol kinase GlpK, giving the protein MNYILALDQGTTSSRAIIFDCAGTIKSVAQREFQQIFPQPGWVEHDAWEIWATQVGVAAEAISRVGLSPRDIAAIGITNQRETTLLWDKKTGEPVYNAIVWQDRRTAGICERLKADGLEALFRGKTGLVLDAYFSGTKLSWLLENVPGVRARAESGELAFGTVDSWLVWNLTGGRLHITDASNASRTLLFNINTLEWDAELLQLLGIPGEVLPQVVDSSAVYGETVGNLFAANIPIAGIAGDQQAALFGQACGSPGMAKNTYGTGCFMLMHTGDRPVTSRCNLLSTIAWKIAGRVEYALEGSVFIAGAGVQWLRDGLGIIRHSGEVESLAASVPDNGGVYLVPAFTGLGAPHWDPYARGTIVGITRGTTAAHIARATLESIAFQAADLLSVMESDAGANLTELRVDGGATVNTLLMQFQADLLGVPVVRSKINETTALGAAYLAGLAVGVWKDRDEIAMFWQKDRAFFPKMGRDRVAKLRRQWSRALERARGWEEP; this is encoded by the coding sequence ATGAACTACATCCTGGCCCTCGATCAGGGGACGACCAGTTCCAGGGCGATCATCTTTGACTGCGCAGGTACGATCAAGTCCGTGGCGCAACGGGAATTCCAACAGATATTCCCTCAGCCGGGGTGGGTGGAGCATGATGCCTGGGAAATCTGGGCTACACAGGTAGGGGTGGCTGCCGAGGCAATCAGCAGGGTCGGACTTTCACCACGGGATATTGCTGCAATCGGCATTACCAACCAGAGGGAAACAACCCTGCTCTGGGACAAAAAGACCGGTGAACCGGTGTATAATGCCATTGTCTGGCAGGACCGCCGAACTGCCGGTATTTGCGAGCGGCTTAAGGCCGATGGTCTGGAGGCACTGTTTCGCGGGAAGACCGGCTTGGTTCTGGATGCCTATTTCTCCGGGACCAAGCTCTCCTGGCTGCTGGAAAATGTCCCCGGTGTCCGTGCGCGCGCGGAATCGGGCGAGCTTGCATTCGGTACCGTTGACAGCTGGCTTGTCTGGAACCTGACCGGCGGTCGGTTGCACATAACCGATGCCAGCAACGCTTCTCGTACCCTTCTCTTTAACATCAACACGCTGGAATGGGATGCGGAACTCTTGCAACTGCTCGGTATCCCCGGAGAGGTTCTCCCACAGGTTGTGGATTCCAGTGCAGTCTATGGCGAGACAGTTGGCAATCTATTCGCTGCCAACATTCCCATTGCCGGTATTGCCGGCGACCAGCAGGCAGCACTGTTCGGGCAGGCGTGCGGGAGTCCCGGCATGGCCAAGAATACCTACGGAACGGGCTGTTTCATGCTGATGCACACCGGCGATCGACCGGTGACCTCCCGGTGCAATCTTCTCAGCACCATAGCCTGGAAGATCGCCGGCCGAGTCGAATACGCCCTTGAGGGGAGCGTTTTCATTGCCGGGGCCGGGGTGCAGTGGCTGCGGGACGGGTTGGGGATTATCCGCCATTCCGGGGAGGTCGAGTCATTGGCCGCCAGTGTCCCCGACAATGGGGGAGTTTACCTGGTACCAGCATTTACAGGGCTTGGCGCACCGCACTGGGACCCCTATGCCCGCGGAACGATCGTCGGCATTACACGGGGCACCACAGCAGCCCACATCGCGCGGGCAACCCTGGAAAGTATCGCCTTTCAGGCAGCCGATCTCCTCTCCGTCATGGAGTCGGATGCAGGTGCCAATCTCACCGAACTCCGGGTTGATGGGGGTGCCACGGTGAATACCCTCCTCATGCAGTTCCAGGCCGATCTCTTGGGGGTGCCGGTCGTGAGGTCGAAAATCAACGAAACGACAGCTCTGGGAGCGGCCTATCTGGCTGGCTTGGCAGTGGGAGTCTGGAAGGACCGGGATGAGATTGCCATGTTCTGGCAGAAGGATCGTGCATTCTTTCCGAAAATGGGACGTGACAGGGTTGCAAAGTTGCGTCGGCAATGGTCGCGTGCCCTGGAGCGTGCCAGAGGGTGGGAGGAGCCATGA
- a CDS encoding FAD-dependent oxidoreductase, translating into MTREELLLQLDEVKCWDILVIGGGATGLGTAVEAASRGYRTLLLEQADFSSGTSSKSTKLVHGGVRYLQQGNFSLVLEALHERGLMIRNAPHLVHNRSFVVPLYDWWEGPFYGIGLKLYDMLAGKLGLGPSQILSRAETLRHIPTVQPEGLRGGVIYHDGQFDDARLAVALAKTCVGLGGVPLNHFRVLELLKADGLVRGVVAADFETGKEYELKARVVVNATGPFCDSVRQMDDRESPRLIAPSQGVHLVLDREFLPGGSAIMVPHTDDGRVLFAVPWHDKVIVGTTDTPVPKVLAEPQPFPEEVDFLLQHAARYLTRDPKDRDVLSVFAGVRPLVRSGDDARTASLSRDHTLLVSASGLVTITGGKWTTYRKMGEDTVTTAARLAGLEEHVSQTAELHIHGWCEIPVDAGDWSSYGTDATGLEQLCADMPFLREPLHPRLPYRYAEVIWGVRHEWARSIEDILSRRTRALLLDARAAMEAAPEVARLMADLLSRDLAWQEEQVASFCQLAKGYLVGNQNSRANEMS; encoded by the coding sequence ATGACCAGGGAAGAACTGCTGCTGCAACTGGATGAGGTCAAATGCTGGGACATACTGGTGATCGGCGGCGGGGCAACTGGGCTGGGTACGGCGGTAGAGGCTGCTTCGCGCGGATACAGGACTCTTCTCCTTGAGCAGGCGGATTTCAGCAGCGGTACTTCAAGCAAGAGCACCAAGCTGGTGCATGGCGGTGTTCGTTACCTGCAACAGGGGAACTTCTCCCTGGTCCTGGAGGCGTTGCACGAACGTGGGCTCATGATCCGTAATGCCCCGCATCTGGTTCACAATCGCTCCTTTGTAGTGCCTCTGTACGACTGGTGGGAGGGGCCGTTTTACGGAATTGGCCTCAAACTCTATGACATGCTGGCCGGAAAGTTGGGTCTGGGGCCGTCCCAGATCCTGTCGCGGGCCGAAACTCTGCGTCATATTCCCACCGTACAACCGGAAGGTCTCCGCGGCGGAGTTATCTACCACGATGGCCAGTTCGATGATGCCCGACTGGCAGTGGCCCTGGCAAAAACCTGTGTGGGGCTCGGTGGTGTCCCTTTGAACCATTTCAGGGTGCTTGAGCTCCTCAAGGCTGATGGATTGGTGCGCGGAGTAGTTGCTGCTGACTTCGAGACCGGTAAGGAATACGAACTGAAGGCACGGGTAGTGGTCAATGCTACCGGCCCTTTCTGCGATTCGGTCCGTCAGATGGACGATCGCGAATCGCCTCGACTGATTGCGCCAAGCCAGGGAGTGCATCTGGTCCTCGATCGGGAATTTCTTCCCGGAGGCAGTGCCATCATGGTCCCCCATACCGATGATGGTCGCGTCCTGTTTGCCGTGCCCTGGCATGACAAGGTGATTGTCGGTACCACCGATACCCCTGTTCCAAAAGTTTTGGCTGAACCGCAACCTTTTCCCGAGGAAGTGGATTTTCTCTTGCAGCATGCTGCCCGTTATCTCACTCGTGACCCCAAAGACCGCGATGTGCTGAGCGTTTTTGCCGGTGTTCGGCCGCTGGTCAGAAGTGGTGATGATGCTCGAACGGCATCTCTCTCGCGTGACCACACTCTGCTGGTTTCAGCTTCCGGCTTGGTGACGATTACTGGCGGTAAATGGACTACCTACCGCAAGATGGGAGAAGATACGGTTACTACTGCTGCACGCCTGGCAGGGCTTGAGGAGCATGTTTCACAGACGGCTGAGCTTCACATCCATGGTTGGTGCGAAATTCCTGTCGATGCAGGAGACTGGAGTTCCTATGGTACCGACGCTACCGGGTTGGAGCAACTTTGCGCTGATATGCCATTTTTGAGGGAGCCGTTGCATCCCCGGCTCCCGTATCGCTATGCCGAAGTGATTTGGGGGGTACGTCATGAGTGGGCCAGGAGCATCGAGGACATACTGTCCCGACGGACACGCGCGTTGTTGCTGGATGCTCGTGCTGCAATGGAAGCGGCTCCAGAGGTTGCCAGGCTGATGGCAGATCTGCTCAGTCGCGATCTGGCCTGGCAGGAGGAGCAAGTTGCATCTTTTTGTCAATTGGCTAAGGGATATCTTGTCGGAAACCAAAATTCGCGAGCTAACGAAATGAGCTGA
- a CDS encoding DUF2845 domain-containing protein, whose amino-acid sequence MVVRRFILLLCVVALSSPVWADQRESLICRGGLVTIGDTVGEVVSKCGEPTYSSSRNDKRIEADSRYSQDRTVTTIRVDDWIYNFGPNQFQYQVIFENGRVARFESLGYGY is encoded by the coding sequence ATGGTCGTGAGGAGGTTCATTCTACTCTTGTGTGTCGTTGCACTTTCCTCTCCGGTATGGGCAGACCAGCGCGAGAGCTTGATCTGTCGGGGAGGACTCGTTACGATTGGGGATACGGTGGGGGAAGTTGTCAGCAAGTGTGGAGAACCTACCTATAGCTCGTCTCGTAACGACAAAAGGATCGAAGCGGATTCGAGATACTCCCAGGATCGGACTGTCACCACCATCAGGGTGGATGATTGGATCTATAACTTTGGTCCAAACCAGTTCCAATATCAGGTCATTTTTGAAAATGGCAGGGTAGCTCGTTTTGAAAGTCTTGGATATGGGTATTAA